The sequence below is a genomic window from Candidatus Parvarchaeota archaeon.
CAGCCCCAAGCCTCGCGCATTTTTTTGCCCACTCAATTGCATCAATCCCTGTGGCTTTTTTACCCCCATAAATGTAAACTTCGTTGAATTTTCCATTGAACTTTGAATCTATTGCAACAACAATGCATTGCGAGCCACAAGCTGCAGCCCCGGCGCTTATCAGCTGCTGATTTAGAACAGCCGAGGTATTGAGAGCCACTTTATCTGCCCCGGCAAGCAACAGCTCTCTGATATCATCAACACTTCCAATTCCCCCGCCAACAGTGAATGGTATGTCAAGTGCCTTTGCAACATTTCCCACCCACTCAAGCCTTGCCTTTCTCCCCTCATTGCTTGCTGCAATGTCAAGAAATACTATTTCATCAGCCCCTTGCCTTGAATACTCAAGTGCCAGCCCAACTGGGTCTCCCGCATCCTTCAGGCCGACAAAATTCACGCCCTTGACAACCCTTCCATCTTTAACATCAAGGCACGGTATAATCCTTTTTGCAAGCATAAAATGGCACCAATCAAGCTTCATTTATTCCAATTTAGTTATTCCAGCAATCTCGCCCTGCCCATTCAATTTTCTCTTGCTGCCTCAATCGCATCCTTCAAGCCAATTTTTCCCTCATAATATGCTTTGCCAATAATCACCCCGTCAACTCCGGCTTCCTTTAGCTTTGCAATATCATCAATTCCAGCTACCCCTCCTGATGCAACAATTGGGAATTTAGCAGATTTTTTTATCTTTGTGTAAAATCCGCCTGAAATGCCCCCAAGCATGCCATCCTTTGAAATGTCGGTTATTATCACTCCACCAACTCCGCTTCTTGCAATCCTGTCAAGCATTTTGTCAAGCCCGATGCCAGCGCTTTGTGTCCAGCCTTTGACCATAACCGCCCCATCATCCATGTCAAGTGCAATCCAGATTTTTTTGCCAAACGCGCAAACAAACTCCCCAAGCTTTTTTTCATCAGTTGCAACAGTTCCAAGCACAAGCCTTGCGGCTCCGCAGCCAACCAACTCTTTTGCATCATCCAGGCTCCTTATCCCGCCGCCAACCTCAAGTGCAACGCCCCTGGTTTTTGCCGTTGCTGCAAGCATCCCGATTATTCTTCTGTTGTTGCCGGTTCCAAATGCGGCATCCAAGTCAACCACGTGCACAATCGAGGCTCCCTCGCCTGCAAACTTTTCAAGCTGCAAAAGCGGGTCTTTCGAATATACCTTTGCGCTGCTCCGCTTTCCCTCTTCAAGCCTCACCACATTGCCTTCAAGCAAATCAATTGCAGGAATTACGTCCATCTACTGCACCTTAACCATTCTTTTTGTTGTCTGCGTTTTTTGCAAAATCATTCACTTTTCCCTACCATTTCCAAAAAATTTTTCAGAAGCTTCAATCCATCAGCCCCGCTTTTTTCAGGGTGGAACTGGACCCCGATTACATTTTCCCTTCTCACAGCGCTTGCAAACACATCGCCATAAGCAGTCGTTCCTATCACGTCACCTTTATTTTCGGGAAAGCACGCATACGAGTGCACAAAATAAAAGTAGGGCAAATTTCCAATCCCGCTCCACAACCCATCCGCATTTGTACTTACTGCATTCCATCCAATTTGCGGCAGCTTTGGCGCATCCTCAAGCAGTTTGACTTTGCCTTCAATTAATCCAAGCCCCCTTCGCCTTCCCCCCTCCTCCCCTTCTTCAAACAATACCTGCATGCCAA
It includes:
- the hisF gene encoding imidazole glycerol phosphate synthase subunit HisF, with product MLAKRIIPCLDVKDGRVVKGVNFVGLKDAGDPVGLALEYSRQGADEIVFLDIAASNEGRKARLEWVGNVAKALDIPFTVGGGIGSVDDIRELLLAGADKVALNTSAVLNQQLISAGAAACGSQCIVVAIDSKFNGKFNEVYIYGGKKATGIDAIEWAKKCARLGAGEILLTSIDRDGTVAGFNVGLVREVCSKIGIPVIASGGAGRMQDFYEVFADAGADAALAASVFHYGKIKIPELKRYLKGKSIEVRG
- a CDS encoding 1-(5-phosphoribosyl)-5-[(5-phosphoribosylamino)methylideneamino] imidazole-4-carboxamide isomerase; this translates as MDVIPAIDLLEGNVVRLEEGKRSSAKVYSKDPLLQLEKFAGEGASIVHVVDLDAAFGTGNNRRIIGMLAATAKTRGVALEVGGGIRSLDDAKELVGCGAARLVLGTVATDEKKLGEFVCAFGKKIWIALDMDDGAVMVKGWTQSAGIGLDKMLDRIARSGVGGVIITDISKDGMLGGISGGFYTKIKKSAKFPIVASGGVAGIDDIAKLKEAGVDGVIIGKAYYEGKIGLKDAIEAAREN
- the hisH gene encoding imidazole glycerol phosphate synthase subunit HisH; its protein translation is MVGVLDYGMGNLASVKAGLLRAGATNVEIVKNAGEIGNCDALVIPGVGAFAAAMEKILGMDATDAIKAFAKSGKPILGICLGMQVLFEEGEEGGRRRGLGLIEGKVKLLEDAPKLPQIGWNAVSTNADGLWSGIGNLPYFYFVHSYACFPENKGDVIGTTAYGDVFASAVRRENVIGVQFHPEKSGADGLKLLKNFLEMVGKSE